gaacggatttaaatgaaactttgCACTCCTATATATCATATCCTACTTTGAGCTTATAGAgtacattacatacattttatattagtaaattataattatagtaaatatttgaatttttcatttcgaTTTGTTCAACAGATAGCTCTAACGCCGTTTCAGACATCGCTATGGATAGCTATAATGATTTAGAGACTTGTAATAGGAAAGGTATTTCACACAGGTGAAGACGCGAGTAACACTATTCCCTAATAAGGGGAGTTTGTAGATTTCAGCTTTTATTCTATTCGTGatagttttataattcttaataacaatatcatattaaggtaaatttatatagaaaagagagcaataaaatttaaatcagttgtagttttttttaatatttatatttactaaaacataagcgttaaagtataaaaatgattctatataattatattcgtGATGTAGAGCCGACCCTACGagtcattatttttacattttactaagtaaaatgCGAGGTAGTCGccaattgttaatataataatgctcTAGTTTGCTAAATTGATGTCATCTTGATTATTGATGATACGAAAGTAATAAATATGGTCGTTGTAGGTACGTAGGTCTGGCTCTGTTGTGGATATAAGATTTCTAGCAGGAGCTGATGTTGGGCAGCTCGCCCTGGCAGCGGTTGCGCCATCCGTTCCACGCGCGGAACCCGTGGCGGTTGTAGATCCTCCTCGCGCAGACCGAGGCCCTCCTAATGTCGCTGGTCAGCAAGTCTGGAATATTAAATGTGTTGTCTTTAATCTTACATTAAATGTAGaattttggaaattattatCCTTCACATCATATGAAAGATGCGATGACAATGCATCAAGAAGAATTAACTAGTTCAAGTGCCATGGGTACAGTAATCCATAGTAGATTTCCGAGATCGGCCTTAGAAGCATGCTTTCAGATAATCCTGTTAAGGATTACTACGACCCTAATTGATGGTAATATTCTCACCGTTGCATCTGACGTTACAGTCCTTGCCAGGTGTGGAGCCGTTGTTGCACCAGTATCTGTCGCTTATCTGGAAAGGCCATAGTTCCGGGAGCCGTCGCTGTTCACCCTGCTCACCCTGTTTGTGATCCTATTGCTCTCAACCTCAATCAGGCAGACCCTGGAACCATATGatataatagtaaaacaaaTACAGATGAATAACAAGAAgagtaattaattttgattgtaagtAATTGATTGAAACTATATTTCAGTAGACTTCCCATACTTTAACGCGGTTAATAATGAGGAAATGAtccaaacagtagaaacactgtCCGGAATTGTATTCCGCACGGCACTGCGCCCACCATCGTGACATAATTCTCGGTCCCAATTCTACGACTGTTGTTGTAGATGTATGACCAAATTCCACGGTTCTACATTATTTCTGCATTCCTGCCAGTTCGTTTTTGGCATCACACCTAACTTTATGTTGCTTTTTACTATATAAGGGGATGAAAATGACGACTTACAGCACTCATTGTCTTCAATCTCTTATGAATAATGACTTACCCtatgtataaacaaataaaaaaattacttacaatttCTCAACTGTGCGTTAGGAAAGCCCTGTCTCCTTAGTTCCCGAACCAGTTCACATCTCGAGAACTGTCTCGCCTCGCAGCTATAAGCGAGGCTAGGAGGGCTAAGACAATTACCAACTTTACCATGGTTGAAGAGTTGTTTGCAATGGCTCTGTGAGTCGTATGAATAATTGAAAGAAATGTGTGCCTTTATATTAGCCCTGTGATAGATTGTAATCTACACATTCTATATTATTTGGcaaaaactcatatttattataaaagtattagaACAGGGTTATCTGTATGTTAGAGATAAAATCTAGTTGAAACATTGTTACACTTTATactaaacaagtattaaaaGTTGGTCAAAGTCGATAAATTAATGTAGGTAAATAGGTTAGTAGCAATTGTATCGTAAGCACGAGTAACAGTATTGTGAAAtaactcaaatataaaaaaatactggagCTGTTTATAGGACATCTATATTCATGTGTGACTTCAATACCGCGTTCAGACGTTAGTTAATGTCCATACgtgatattactttattaataatggaACTGTCACCCAAAGGGGTTCGCGCCACACCCAGTCCCTAGCAACGGCACTGgatcataaataattgttattttaaattatgttaataatattttgtattgaaatactTCATTAGTTTTGTAAACTGATACAGTAGTGTATAGCCAATACTCCCTTTACTAGatcttatttgttttacttacatcaaaataTATGAGGGCACTATACTGtagggcacgggccttctctactactgagagggattaagccttagtccaccacgctggcctagtgcggattggtagacttcacacacgttcGAAATACCTGGAGAGAATTCGGTATGCAGGtatcctcacaatattttccttcaccgttaaagcaagcgataattcacaaagaatacacacataattatagaaaagccagaggtgtaTGCGGTGTGcatttgggatttgaacctatggacattcgtctcggcaggccGTTCCTCACCCAACGCAACTACGCGATCGTCgcttaaatttgaattaatcaTACTGTAATCAGTTTAGATCGGAATGTGTTATTTATTGGTGAAATCATTTTGAAAACATAAGTGACGCACACATGCACTCACGCCATACACCCCACCCCggagggataggcagaggcgcaacaagtGTAcctacccacttttcgccaaggaTTTACCCATGATGTGGTAAAGGGCATTTACACGTTTAAGGATAAAATGAATGTTTATGTGTAGTAGTGTTCAAGACATACAAAATAATGTCGAGCTACGTTTTAAAAGCAGTCACCTATTTACCCGTAACGTTACTTtcaccaatataaaatgtaagtttcaATGTTTTAACTAATTAGATTTAATCAATAACAGATATCGATAGCCTTATTTTATTCGATAATATCTCTATTACAATATAGAAGATAGATTATAATCAATCATAGTTTTTGTATAAAAGCCATTCATTGCATTCAACTGATCATATTATGGTTCACAAGCTTTGGTAACTTCACCATCATGCACAAACTGGTACTCTTCGTTGGTGTCTTAGTCTTGGTTTATAACAGCGAGGCTAAAAGATTTACAAGATGTGAACTGGTACGGGAATTGAGGAGACAAGGGTTCCCTAAGGATCAAATTAGAGATTGTAAGAATATTGttatgaagtaaataatatacagtCATATTTGGTTCCTAAAGGAAAGCTAAGCAGAGATGTAACTACTGCCTcttttgtaaatgaaaaaatctaaaaaattgcTGCCCAGTCTATATGTGCAATAgaaaacatcaattttacaGTTAATCGGCCTCGTACTAGGTCTACTGATTCTTTAATTGAAGGATGTCAGTATtcaatttaagaattttccTCAGCAAActcatgtaaaataattttataattccagGGGTATGTCTTATCGAAAACGAGAGCAGCAGGTTCACGAACAGAGTGAGCAGGATGAACTCAAACGGGTCTCGAGACTACGGTCTTTTCCAGATTAATGACAAGTACTGGTGCAACAACGGTCCCTCTCCTGGCAAGGACTGCAATGTTAGATGCAGCGGTgagttatgaatataatattatgaatcacTATAGaccaggggtggccaaccggtcgatcgcgacaacaagtccagtcgatcgtggcaaggcaaaaatataaatacgttgaatagaccgcgcaacatacctaatcactaactgctgcacgcatcgtcttgtataattttttaatcaaaataataataaattgtgcacTGAACTGTGTTGTTTCATCTAAGATTttaagatgtatgtagcttggtagatcgcacagagtatcatcagtgataagtagatcttgggtcttaccaagttggccacccctgctaTAGACTAAAGGCCAGTTGCACAACTGCTGAATAAATGTTACTCAGCACGTAAATGTATAagcctaataaatataaaattctgag
This DNA window, taken from Manduca sexta isolate Smith_Timp_Sample1 unplaced genomic scaffold, JHU_Msex_v1.0 HiC_scaffold_3785, whole genome shotgun sequence, encodes the following:
- the LOC119193229 gene encoding lysozyme-like; this translates as MHKLVLFVGVLVLVYNSEAKRFTRCELVRELRRQGFPKDQIRDWVCLIENESSRFTNRVSRMNSNGSRDYGLFQINDKYWCNNGPSPGKDCNVRCSDLLTDDITVAATCAKKIYNRHKFRAWYGWLNHCQRTLPNIMFC